ACCTGCTGGACCGCCGCAATCCCGTATCTGTCTTCAGCGACACGGGCCGGCCCGACGTAACGCTTCCGCAGCAACAGGCGGCCTCGTTCGATCCGGGCTACTTCGTACGGCCTGAGCACTACAGCGAACCCCGACGGCTCCACATAGGACTGGAACTGCAGTTTTAATCAAGGAAAACACGGGCCATGCGTATGCGCCTGCCTCATAGCTGCCTGATAATGCTGGCTCTGGCAGCCGGCTGGATCGCCGGTAACCTGACGGCAGCGCAGCCGATTGAGCGAGAGCACGTGCCCAGCAAAGAGCGCGTCGATCCCCTGGAGCGGCGGCGCGATGACATCGACGGCAACAACGTCCGCGCAACGATCACAAACTGGCTCCAGACGGCCCAGTCGGGTAACCCGGGCGACTTCTGGTACGAGTGGCCCAAAAACACGCGCCGCATCTACGTATCGCTCACCCAGCTCTGGGTCGGTGCCCAGGTAAAGGCCAACGTGGGCAGCAATCCGGGCCAGACCCTCTACATCGTCGATGTGGCCGACTTTCGGCAGAACCGCTTTGGCGGTACCAATTCCTGGACGTTTGAACCCATTAAGGGCTACGTCAATCCGGCTGGCAGTGAATACGGCATTGCCCAGAGCGACGATCCGGAAAGCTGGCCACCGTTCTGGCCAGACAAGCTGGCCGATCAGAACGACCCGGGCTGGCGCGGCTCCTGGAATGGCTTCTTTGGCAAAAACATTTTCAACGCGGACCAGGAATTCTTCTTTAAGGCCGGCGACGACCAGTACGACCGCTACCTGAATGCCTACCGACCTGACTCGACTGATCCAACACGGGGCGGCCTGGGGCTTGTCGTCGAAGCCCGCTACATGGCCTGGACTCAAATTCTGATTGACGATGTGGTCTTCTTGCTCTATGAAGTCAAAAACGACGGGACCGAAGACCTTGAGCGCGTAGGCTTTACGGTCTGGCTGGCCGACTGCGTAGGCGGTGATTGCGGCGATGATATCCCCTTCTTTGACATCCTGGAAGACGTCGCGTTTATGACCGACCGCGACGGCGTGGGCGACCAGAACTTTGGTCCGGACCCTGTCGGCGTAGCCGCCATCACCTTCCTGGAAACACCCGGGAATGGCATCGACCGGATCGATAACGACGCGGATGGATCGACCGGCAACCCGGACTGCAGCGTGGCCGAGTGCAACAGTCCGGTAGTGCCAGAGGCTTTTCTGGTAGGCGAAAACCCGCTGAATGGCATCGACGACAATGGCAATGGACTGATCGACGAAAACGCTTCGCACGTGCCTTTCCAGGCCGAGCAGGGATCCAGCCCCGGAGTGGGCTACGCGGATTTCATTGACAACGATGGCGATGGGGAACTAAACAGTCCGGTCGTGACGGAAGCCATGGTGGCGGCCGCGGCGGCCGACGTCTGGAACCGCTGGCCGCCCAATCCGGAGGCTGATTCGCTTCAGCAGCGGGCGGACGGCCGACCCATCGTGCACCTGATCGGAGTAGGACAGGAAGATATCGGGCGCGGCTTTAAGGATGGGATTGATAACGACAACACCTGTGATGCAGAAGGACACATCCTGGCCGAGCCGGGCTCGCCGCGGGTCACGCAGGAGATGATCGATGCGGCGGCGTCGGATCCCTACCGTCGCTACCGACTCCCTGGCACCGATCTCATCCTTTATGACGTGGGGCCCGAAGATCTCGGTAAGTGCTATGCAGATGGCGTGGATAACGACGGGGATGGCGCCGTGGACGAAGGCATCGACGAGGGCATTGACGAAATGATCGATGAGCGCCGCGACGATGGCCTGGACAACGACGGCGACTGGAATCCGCTTCGGGACGACACCGGCCTGGATGGCGTGCCGTATTCCGGGGACCCCGGCGAGGCGGACGGGCTCCCCACCAGCGGCGCCGGCACGCCCTTCCCCGGGGAACGCAACATTGATAAAACTGATGTGGCTGAGTCGGACCAGATCGGCATCACCAACGTGCAGGTCTTTCCAGCAGGCTCGCTGAACCTGACGCAGACGGCCGATCAGACGCTCTTTAACACCTTCATGCTGCCCGGCGAGCTGGAGCTTGAGCGGCCGCCGGCCGGCGACAACGACCTGGCAGTCTCCAGCGGACTTTTTCCGCTACGGGCCGGGCAGATCGAGCGTATCTCCCTGGCCGTCGTGCTGGCTACCGGCCGAGAGGAGGCGCTGCAAGGACGTGACTATGCGCTGAGCGCCTACGCCGAAGACTACCAGTTTGCGCAGGCTCCCCTGACGCCGACCGTTGTGGCCGTGCCGGGAGACGGCCGCGTCACGCTCTACTGGGATGCGAAAGCAGAAGAGTCCGTGGACGCCTATCTGGAAAGCATCGGGCTAAATGGCCGCGATTTTGAAGGCTACCGGATCTATCGGGCGACCGATCCGGCCTTTCTCGATGCGCTCGTCATCACCGATGGCTTTGGCAACCTGACCTTCCGCAAGCCTATTGCTCAGTTCGACCTGAAAGATGGCATTACGGGCTTCCATCCTGTGGACATCAATGGCATCAAGTTCTATCTGGGTAACGACAGTGGAATCCGGCATGTGTTTGTCGACACAACGGTCACAAACGGCATCACCTATTACTATGCGGTAACGGCCTACGATTTTGGAGCAGCTGAGGCGAACATTGCTCCCACAGAAACACCCATTCGGATCCGGCGGCTGCCCGACGGTACCATCGAGACCGGCCCGAACGTGGTGCGCGTGACGCCTACCGCTCCGGTGGCCGGCTACCAGAACGCCGAGCTGGAGAACGTGGAGGGCTTTCTTCCACGCGTGCAGGGCTTTACAACCAGCCGCATCGGCTATCAGATCATCGATCCGCGCGCCGTGCGCGATGGGGCCCGCTACCGCATCGTCTTCGAAGACACGTTGATTCCCGGCACGCGTACCACGCCCGACACGCTGACTACCAAGAACTTCTCGCTGATCGACATCACGGATCCAGACAATCCTGACACCCTCCTGCACCGCTCCACAGCCTTCAAGCCCGGGCGCGAGGTGCCCGTGGTGGATGGTTTTCAGCTCATCTTTTTCCCGGATCCGTACGTGGTGCAGGACCGCAACCAGTCGGGCTGGAATAACCCGGACGTATATGATCCGGTCATGGAGCCGTTTGTGCAGCCGCCCTTTATCAAGGGACTCCGCAACCCGGCCGACTATCGGGTTGAGATCGTGGCCGATGGTTCGGTCATGTCCGAGCCGCTTCAGATCGGGCCCCAGCTTATTCCAGCGCGGCCCACGAACGTTCGCGTGGTCAATGTATCAACAGGGCAGGAAGTAAAGTTCGCTTTTCTGGACCGGGACAACACCGATGGCGGTGTCTTTGCCGATACGCCTGCTCGGTTTACGGCCAGTCCTGAAGCCACGCCTCCGGCCAGCGATTATCTGATTCTGATTGAGCCGCTGCCTGGCGGTGGCGAAGGCGTCACCTGGCGTATTTCGCTGGACATCACGCAGACCGGACGGCGCAATCCGCAGCAGGGCGATGTGGCCACCCTGGTCACCCGCAAGCCGTTCCTTTCGACCGACGTGTTTGAGTTTACGGCCCGGGGACCAACGGTGGACCGCGAAAAGGCCCGCTCGCTGCTCGACCAGATTCGCGTGGTGCCCAACCCCTACATTGCTACGAACCGCTTCGAGCAGCAAAATCCCTTCGCGACAGGACGAGGGCCGCGGGCCATTCATTTTATTCATCTGCCGCCGCAGGCTACCGTGCGCATTTTCACGATCAGCGGCCGCCTGGTGCGCACGCTCCATCTGAACCAGGGGGCAAACGATGGACTCGACGCGGCCTCGCTCCTGAACGGCACGCTCGTGTGGGATCTCCTCACCGAAGACGGACTGGAGGTCTCCTACGGCGTCTATCTCTACCACGTGGAAGCCCCCGGCATCGGTGAAAAAACCGGAACCTTTGCCATCATCAAATGAGCCTTATGCGTGGATATAGATCCATTGGAATGGCTCTCTGGCTCCTGGGGCTGGTCGTCGGACCGGCGCAGGCGCAGTTTGCCAGCCAGACGCGTACGGTCACGCGTGCCGGTACGGCCGCAGCCGAGTTTCTGAGCATTCCGATCGGGGCGCGGGCTACCGCTATGGGCAGTGCCGTCAGCGCAGCTATCGACGACCCGACGGCCATCTACTGGAATCCGGCAGGACTGACTGGGTTGACACGGGGGACGTTTACGGCTGAATACGCGCAGTGGCTGGCGGGCATCTCGGTGAATTACATGGCGGTTGCAGTGCCTCTGGGTGCGGGCGCGGTAGGCGTAGGGGTGACGGCCGTGCGCACGCCCGAAATGGAAGAGACGACCGTTGAGCAACAGGAGGGAACCGGACGCACGTTCACGGCCGCCTCGTACGCCATCGCGCTGAGCTATGCGCGCGCGCTTACCGATCGGTTCTCGGTGGGCGGCTCGGTCAAATACATCACCGAACGCATCTCCTACTCAACCGCCAGTGGACTGGCGCTCGACATCGGGACGCTGTTCGTGACGCCGTTCTGGGGCATTCGCCTGGGGGCGGCCATCACAAACTTCGGTACCAAAATGCGGATGCGCGGTGATGATCTGTTGACGATTGTGGATATTGATCCAAACAGCCGGGGCAACAACATAAGCAACCGGGCAGAGCTGCGCACGGATCCGTTTGATCTGCCACTGACCATGCGCATCGGACTGGCCGGCGAAGTCTGGCAACGTGATGGCTACCGTCTGACGCTGGCCATCGATGCGCTCAGCCCGAGCAACAGCAGTCAGTACGTGAACCTGGGCGCTGAGCTGGGACTGCTGGGTGACCTGATTCTGCTGCGCGGCGGCTACAGCGAACTGTTTCTAACCGACAGCGCCCACACCTTCTCCCTGGGAGGGGGCCTGCGCTACCGGTTCGGCTCCTTCTACGTCACCTTCGACTACGCCTACGAAGGATGGCGCTACTTCAACGGAGTTAACCGCTTTACGCTGATGGTTGGCTTCTAACCATACACTCGACCCCCCACAACCAAACCCATAAACCCGCCATGGTAAGCGCTACCACAAAACTCGGCGGCCGCCTGGGCCTGCTGCTCATGGCAGCGGTGTTGATGGCTGGCCAGGCGCTGGCGCAGCGCACGGTTACGTTGCGCCTGAACACGGCTACGCTGCCCGACACAACGGGCACGGCCGATGGCCTCATCCAGGTACGCGGCCAGATTACGAATCAGAACTGGCCCTTTACGTTGCCGGATGGCAATGTGATCTCCTGGGATGATCAGACCACCCTCAAACCCAGAAATGTAGGCGGGGACTACTGGGAGATCAGTTTCCAGATCCCCGACAACGAAGAGTTGCAGTTCAAATTCTTCTCCACCCAGGCCGATCAGATCCAGGGACTGGGTGGCTGGGAGGACGGCAACAACCATGTGCTGGCTGCCGGCACAGGCGACACGACGCTGGTGCTCCACTTCTTCGAGAAAGGGGGTGATTTTGCCTATGACTGGCGGCCCTGGCAGCAAAAGCCCGATACCATTGCCGTCTGGTTCCGCGTCTACGTGAGCACGGAAGAAGGGGCGGCGGACGGCTACGACCCGAACGCCGATAGCGTCGTGGTGGGCGTGCGGGGCGATCCCCTCAACGGCGCCGGTCCGCTGGACTGGGGATCGACCAAGGTGATTCTTCGGCGCGAATCCAGTGACCAGGCGCAGCCCGGCTATCACCTGTTTTCGGGCGTTGCCTACTACCCGGCCTCGCTGGCAGGGACCGAGCAGCAGTACAAGTTCTTTATCGAGCCCAACGGCTGGGAGGAGGGCAATCTGACCGGGAACCGGTCGTTCATTATCCCCGACAAAGACACGACGCTGCACTGGGTCTACTACGGCAATACCAAACCCGTAGATCTGCTGGGACAGCAGCGGGTAACGGCGCAGGTGATCTTTACGGTGGACATTGATCCGCTGGTGAATGCCGGGTTGTTCGATAAACAGCGGGGCGACACGATCATTGTGCGGGGCGACTTCAACGGATGGGGCAACTGCCTGGACGCCGGGAATCCGGATGACTGCGCGCTGTTCGAGTCGGTGGATCCAACCCAGTACACGACCTCGATTCCGCTCACTTCCTTCCCGAACACAGAGTTCAACTACAAATTCTACGTGGACTATGCGCCCGCGGACTGGCCGGAAGGCTGGGAAGAGCCCCTGGATTACGGAGGCAGCAACCGCCGGTTCATTTTCACGGGTGACGATCCGTTGAACCTGGGCGTCCAGTTCTTCAATGATGTGCGCGCCGGCAACGTGATTCCGCAGGGCACCCAGATCAACGTGACCTTCCAGGTGGACATGAGCCCGGCCCTGAACTTCCAGGTAAAGCGGGCCTTCGATCCGCAAAAAGATAGCGTCTATGTGGTTTTTGAAGACCCGCTCTGGCGGCTGACGCAGGCGCGTCCGCTCGGGCTGAACGATCTGGATCCGCTGCTGCTTTCGGATCCGGATGGCGACCTGATCTACACCGGTACGCTCACGGTCACCGGTCCCACCTACAACGGGATTGGCTTCCGCTATCGCTACGGCAATACCGTGGATGGCTTTGTAGATGAGGGCGACGGCGGTTTTGCCCCGGGCCGGCGGCGCTACCAGTATATCCTGCCCTCGGCGGCCAAGAACTGGCCGACCGACTACACCATGCCGCTGGTGCAATTCCAGGAAAAGGGAGCGCTGCCGTTCGAGTGCAATCCAACCGCCGATGTAGCCTCGCTGCCGCAGGACGTGCAGGATCTCTGCTATCCTGCCGGCACCTCGCCCACGGCTGTCGAGCTGGTGGACGGAACGCGGCCAGAGCAGTTTACGCTGAGCCGTAACTACCCGAACCCATTCTCAGACCGCACGACCTTCGAGTACACGCTGCCCGAAACGCAGCCGGTGCGCGTGCGCGTCTATGACCTGCTGGGCCGGGTGGTGGCTACCCTGGTCGACGAGGTGCAGCCGGCCGGTACGTACCGGGTCGTCTTCCGCGCCGACGGCCTCTCCAGCGGCATTTACGTCTACCGCCTGGAGACCCCGGCGGGCGTCTATGCGCGCAAGATGATGATTGTCCGATGAGTGCGGGCGCGTAAACCGGGCGGAGTCGGAGCAAATGCATTCCATAGGTCCGGCAGCTCCGGCTCCGCCCGCTTTTTAACCAGGGATCGGCATGATCAGGTATTCGATCGGGTGCGCCCGCGCCCCTCAAAATTCAGCGTACTGATGCGCAGGTTGTGGTTTTTCGCTTTACTCCTCTGGAACGGAGTGGCCATTGTTCGGGCCCAGGTCGTCTGGACCGATCCCGCTGTTGTGCGCGTGGATCGACCCGTTACTGTTTACTTCAATGCGAAGGAGGGGACCGGCGGTCTGGCCGGCTACACCGGTGATGTTTATGCCCATACAGGGGTGATCACCAATGAAAGCCGCACGGACACCGACTGGCGCTATGTAAAGGCAGACTGGGGAGAAAACCGGGCGGACATCCGCATGGAGCGCATCGGGGAAGACCTCTATCGGCTGCACATTCCGGATATTCGGGCCTATTACCAGGACTATTCCGGCACGCCACCCTCCAACGCGCCACCATGGGATAACATCTACGACGAGCAAATCCGGAAGCTGGCCTTTGTTTTCCGCAATGCGGATGGCTCGCGGGAAGGCAAGGACGTGGGCGGCCGCGACATTTTTGTGGACGTGGCGCCTCCAGGGGTGGCCGTTACGTTTATGGCCCCAGGCGTGTCGCCGTTGCGACCGCTCATTGCGCCGCGCGATACCAGCGTGGAAGTTGTGGCCGTGGCGGATCCGGGTGCCGGGGCGATGCTGGTGGCTTTCCGGCTGCTGGTCAACGGCCAGGAAGTAGCGCAGACAACCGAGGACACGCTCCGCTACACGCTGACGCTGAATGCGCCCGGTCGCTTCGACGTATGGGCCGTTGCAGAAAATACGCTGGGAGAGGTTGACACGGCAGCTTTTTATGCGGTTCGCAATCCCCCGATCGTTGACCAGCCGCGCCCGCCCGGCATTGAAGATGGCATCACCTACGATCCGAACGATCCCTCCCGCGTCACACTCTCGCTC
This DNA window, taken from Rhodothermus profundi, encodes the following:
- a CDS encoding T9SS type A sorting domain-containing protein, whose product is MVSATTKLGGRLGLLLMAAVLMAGQALAQRTVTLRLNTATLPDTTGTADGLIQVRGQITNQNWPFTLPDGNVISWDDQTTLKPRNVGGDYWEISFQIPDNEELQFKFFSTQADQIQGLGGWEDGNNHVLAAGTGDTTLVLHFFEKGGDFAYDWRPWQQKPDTIAVWFRVYVSTEEGAADGYDPNADSVVVGVRGDPLNGAGPLDWGSTKVILRRESSDQAQPGYHLFSGVAYYPASLAGTEQQYKFFIEPNGWEEGNLTGNRSFIIPDKDTTLHWVYYGNTKPVDLLGQQRVTAQVIFTVDIDPLVNAGLFDKQRGDTIIVRGDFNGWGNCLDAGNPDDCALFESVDPTQYTTSIPLTSFPNTEFNYKFYVDYAPADWPEGWEEPLDYGGSNRRFIFTGDDPLNLGVQFFNDVRAGNVIPQGTQINVTFQVDMSPALNFQVKRAFDPQKDSVYVVFEDPLWRLTQARPLGLNDLDPLLLSDPDGDLIYTGTLTVTGPTYNGIGFRYRYGNTVDGFVDEGDGGFAPGRRRYQYILPSAAKNWPTDYTMPLVQFQEKGALPFECNPTADVASLPQDVQDLCYPAGTSPTAVELVDGTRPEQFTLSRNYPNPFSDRTTFEYTLPETQPVRVRVYDLLGRVVATLVDEVQPAGTYRVVFRADGLSSGIYVYRLETPAGVYARKMMIVR
- a CDS encoding PorV/PorQ family protein; this translates as MRGYRSIGMALWLLGLVVGPAQAQFASQTRTVTRAGTAAAEFLSIPIGARATAMGSAVSAAIDDPTAIYWNPAGLTGLTRGTFTAEYAQWLAGISVNYMAVAVPLGAGAVGVGVTAVRTPEMEETTVEQQEGTGRTFTAASYAIALSYARALTDRFSVGGSVKYITERISYSTASGLALDIGTLFVTPFWGIRLGAAITNFGTKMRMRGDDLLTIVDIDPNSRGNNISNRAELRTDPFDLPLTMRIGLAGEVWQRDGYRLTLAIDALSPSNSSQYVNLGAELGLLGDLILLRGGYSELFLTDSAHTFSLGGGLRYRFGSFYVTFDYAYEGWRYFNGVNRFTLMVGF